In Silene latifolia isolate original U9 population chromosome X, ASM4854445v1, whole genome shotgun sequence, the following proteins share a genomic window:
- the LOC141617868 gene encoding uncharacterized protein LOC141617868 translates to MDARYVNNSWMPDLMGYSVGSGYCCLQGIHPPVPRYSEIWDNWSVPKHSFIGWLIIHRALNTREKLYKLHLATSDCRVLCETETKTHLHIFSECPYSKKIIEMIEDWLHLTLDQGIIHGTVLQKHTCRMTKLACWYHIWLERNKCRIDMKFTRPVYIVKEIQKLVHARLKHYLVYPVLNIDKHWV, encoded by the coding sequence ATGGATGCTAGGTATGTAAATAACTCTTGGATGCCTGATCTTATGGGTTATTCTGTTGGATCTGGTTACTGCTGCCTGCAGGGAATACACCCCCCTGTGCCACGGTACTCTGAGATTTGGGATAATTGGTCTGTCCCAAAACACTCATTTATTGGATGGCTGATAATACATAGGGCGCTCAATACCAGGGAAAAGCTCTACAAGCTTCATTTAGCTACCTCTGATTGTCGTGTCTTGTGTGAAACAGAGACTAAAACTCATTTGCATATTTTTTCTGAATGTCCTTATAGCAAGAAGATAATAGAGATGATTGAAGACTGGTTGCATCTTACTCTGGACCAGGGCATCATTCATGGGACTGTCCTGCAGAAACATACTTGCAGAATGACCAAACTTGCTTGTTGGTATCATATTTGGCTCGAGAGAAATAAGTGTCGAATTGACATGAAGTTCACTAGACCTGTCTACATTGTGAAAGAGATCCAAAAGCTGGTTCATGCTAGACTGAAACATTATCTTGTGTATCCAGTTTTGAATATAGACAAACATTGGGTTTAA